One Rhodococcus sp. P1Y DNA window includes the following coding sequences:
- the lat gene encoding L-lysine 6-transaminase, with protein sequence MTQVLHAPVDLSAVVDPNRAADVHATIGRHMLADGFEMVLDLTASHGSTLTDARDGTEYLDLFTFFASNALGMNHPALTQDEAFRSDLLQAAMNKPSNSDIYTSAMADFVDTFARVLGDPRLPHLFFVEGGALAVENALKVAFDWKSRWNEAHGIDPALGTQVMHLEHAFHGRSGYTMSLTNTDPNKVARFPKFDWPRIPSPYIRTGADMDALEADALAAARRAFDANPNDIACAIVEPIQGEGGDNHFRPQFLQQLRDLCHEYDALFVVDEVQTGAGMTGTAWAFQQLGVVPDVLAFGKKVQVCGVMAGGRVDDIDDNVFRVSSRINSTWGGNLTDMVRSRRILEVVESEGLIDRAGVLGAHLLARLQDLAARHGCVTEVRGRGLMCAFTMPDAASRDRLVDDLRDTEHVLALGCGASAVRFRPALTISADDLNRGVDAIERSLDRLR encoded by the coding sequence ATGACGCAGGTATTGCACGCCCCCGTGGATCTGTCCGCCGTGGTTGATCCGAACCGCGCAGCCGATGTGCACGCCACCATCGGCCGACACATGCTCGCCGACGGATTCGAGATGGTGTTGGACCTGACGGCGTCACATGGTTCGACGCTCACCGATGCCAGGGACGGCACCGAGTACCTCGACCTGTTCACCTTCTTCGCCTCCAACGCGCTCGGTATGAACCATCCGGCGCTCACCCAGGACGAGGCGTTCAGATCCGACCTCCTCCAGGCCGCGATGAACAAGCCCAGCAATTCCGATATCTACACGTCGGCGATGGCGGACTTCGTCGACACGTTCGCCCGTGTTCTCGGCGACCCGCGTCTACCTCACCTCTTCTTCGTCGAGGGCGGGGCACTGGCCGTCGAGAATGCCCTGAAGGTCGCGTTCGACTGGAAGAGCCGGTGGAACGAAGCACACGGAATCGATCCTGCCCTCGGCACCCAGGTCATGCACTTGGAGCACGCTTTTCACGGGCGCTCGGGATACACGATGTCGCTGACCAACACCGACCCCAACAAGGTCGCACGGTTCCCCAAGTTCGACTGGCCACGCATTCCGTCTCCGTACATCCGTACGGGCGCCGACATGGACGCCCTCGAAGCCGACGCCTTGGCCGCGGCCCGACGGGCATTCGACGCCAACCCGAACGACATCGCCTGCGCCATAGTCGAACCCATTCAAGGCGAGGGCGGCGACAACCATTTCCGGCCGCAGTTTCTGCAGCAGCTGCGCGATCTGTGCCACGAGTACGACGCCTTGTTCGTCGTCGACGAGGTTCAGACCGGTGCTGGAATGACCGGGACCGCGTGGGCATTCCAGCAACTCGGCGTCGTACCCGACGTTCTTGCCTTCGGGAAGAAGGTGCAGGTCTGCGGCGTCATGGCAGGAGGACGCGTCGACGACATCGACGACAACGTCTTCCGCGTCTCCTCACGCATCAACTCGACGTGGGGCGGGAACCTCACCGACATGGTCCGTTCCCGTCGGATCCTCGAAGTGGTGGAGTCCGAAGGTTTGATCGACCGTGCTGGAGTCCTCGGCGCCCACCTTCTCGCCCGACTGCAGGACTTGGCCGCTCGGCACGGATGCGTCACCGAGGTTCGTGGCCGCGGCCTCATGTGCGCATTCACGATGCCCGACGCCGCATCCCGCGACCGACTCGTCGACGATCTCCGAGATACCGAGCATGTCCTTGCCCTCGGTTGCGGCGCCAGCGCCGTCCGCTTCCGGCCTGCGCTGACGATCAGTGCAGACGATCTGAACCGAGGCGTCGACGCGATCGAGAGGTCCCTCGATCGGCTGAGATGA
- a CDS encoding class I SAM-dependent methyltransferase yields MGLEQLEAMVHETVTAGEPFEYGADRAEMDYLSSLAARPGTRLICEVGFNAGFSSWAFLSGSPSVIVYSFDLAGYAYSSAAKEHIDELFPERHNLIRGDSHVTITEFAKQNPDLRFDVVFVDGDHSPEGARADLADLRPMTTPETVVVMDDIMPWLWYGEGPTTAWQEAVDAGLIAHRSFFQDGDPVEKIEPPASRAWAEGFYPR; encoded by the coding sequence ATGGGGCTGGAACAACTCGAAGCGATGGTGCACGAGACCGTGACCGCGGGGGAGCCGTTCGAGTACGGTGCGGATCGGGCGGAGATGGACTACCTGTCGTCCCTCGCTGCTCGACCCGGTACCCGGCTGATCTGTGAAGTCGGGTTCAACGCAGGGTTTTCGAGCTGGGCGTTCTTGTCCGGGTCGCCGTCGGTGATCGTGTACTCCTTCGATCTGGCCGGCTACGCCTACAGTTCTGCGGCGAAGGAGCACATCGACGAGTTGTTTCCCGAGCGGCACAACCTAATTCGCGGCGATTCGCACGTCACCATCACCGAGTTCGCGAAACAGAACCCGGATCTGCGTTTCGATGTCGTCTTCGTCGACGGCGATCACTCACCCGAGGGTGCACGCGCCGATCTGGCGGACCTGCGCCCCATGACGACCCCGGAGACCGTGGTCGTCATGGACGACATCATGCCCTGGCTCTGGTACGGCGAGGGGCCGACGACGGCGTGGCAGGAAGCCGTCGACGCCGGACTGATCGCTCATCGATCGTTCTTTCAGGACGGCGATCCGGTCGAGAAAATCGAACCGCCCGCGAGCCGGGCGTGGGCTGAAGGTTTCTACCCGCGCTGA
- a CDS encoding lipase family protein, whose amino-acid sequence MKRTVIALALGIVAAAVAVPAHAQPDFYAEPPVVPNIPGTVVAAQPISFVGQVGELPGTAERVKYSSTLGDGTPVAVTGTYLEPTVPYFGGPTPTVVIGPGTQGQGDQCAPSRQFPTGGQRDPSTGSTSINYEGAFAVAFLTQGIRVFVTDYIGLGTPGVHTYVNRVEEGHAMIDGARAALARAGEQGPIAFWGHSQGGGAAASAAELVGDYAPELNVAGTYASAPPADLDAVLRHIDGTGLTAAIGFAINGFAARYPELKAVVDEASNDRGKEVLQRVSTQCLIEARREFGGSSTAQWTKDGRPLADVIGDNPVVREVFDDQRIGNLTPSAPVLVNSARNDDFIPFGQSSQLVADWCARGADASLYVNELPTVPGGFGINHLAPAATDFGVGLAWIRDRFAGVPTTSNCG is encoded by the coding sequence ATGAAACGGACAGTCATTGCCTTGGCGTTGGGAATCGTCGCGGCGGCGGTGGCCGTACCGGCGCACGCTCAGCCGGACTTCTATGCCGAACCGCCGGTGGTGCCGAACATTCCGGGCACCGTCGTTGCTGCTCAACCGATTTCGTTCGTCGGACAGGTCGGTGAACTGCCTGGCACCGCTGAACGCGTCAAATACAGCTCGACGCTCGGTGACGGCACACCGGTCGCCGTCACGGGCACGTACCTCGAGCCGACGGTTCCGTACTTCGGTGGCCCCACGCCCACCGTCGTCATCGGGCCAGGCACCCAGGGCCAAGGTGACCAGTGCGCACCGTCGCGTCAGTTCCCCACCGGCGGCCAGCGGGATCCGTCGACGGGCAGTACCTCGATCAACTACGAAGGCGCATTCGCCGTCGCATTTCTGACCCAGGGCATCCGCGTGTTCGTCACCGACTACATCGGCCTCGGAACGCCCGGCGTCCACACCTACGTCAACCGCGTCGAAGAGGGACACGCGATGATCGACGGGGCCCGCGCCGCACTCGCCCGTGCGGGAGAACAGGGCCCGATCGCCTTCTGGGGGCATTCGCAAGGCGGCGGTGCAGCAGCGTCGGCGGCGGAGTTGGTGGGCGACTACGCACCCGAGCTGAACGTGGCGGGAACCTACGCGAGCGCACCACCTGCAGATCTCGATGCCGTTCTGCGTCACATCGACGGCACGGGGCTGACCGCGGCGATCGGGTTCGCGATCAATGGATTTGCCGCTCGCTACCCCGAATTGAAAGCAGTGGTCGACGAGGCGTCGAACGATCGCGGCAAGGAGGTGTTGCAGCGCGTGTCCACCCAATGCCTCATCGAAGCCCGGCGCGAGTTCGGCGGCTCGTCGACGGCGCAGTGGACCAAAGACGGCAGGCCACTGGCCGACGTGATCGGGGACAACCCCGTCGTACGAGAAGTATTCGACGACCAACGCATCGGTAATCTCACCCCGAGTGCGCCGGTGTTGGTGAACTCCGCGCGGAACGACGACTTCATACCGTTCGGACAATCCTCGCAGCTGGTCGCCGACTGGTGCGCGCGCGGCGCCGACGCCTCGCTCTACGTCAACGAACTGCCGACCGTTCCCGGCGGCTTCGGCATCAACCACCTGGCGCCAGCCGCGACCGACTTCGGCGTCGGACTGGCGTGGATCCGAGATCGGTTCGCGGGGGTTCCGACCACCTCGAATTGCGGTTAG
- a CDS encoding PLD nuclease N-terminal domain-containing protein, whose amino-acid sequence MPYLGLIIMVLWVFCLIDVITAEDGAVRHLPKMMWLLLVIFIPLAGSIVWLLVGRPVDGGIWGGSGRQGSNSAFPEYDAKPGRAVATDAEADAEFLRQCRARAEEQRRRARGD is encoded by the coding sequence ATGCCGTATCTCGGCTTGATCATCATGGTTCTGTGGGTGTTCTGCCTGATCGACGTGATCACGGCCGAGGACGGCGCTGTCCGTCACCTGCCGAAGATGATGTGGCTGCTGCTGGTCATCTTCATCCCCCTCGCCGGATCGATCGTGTGGCTGCTGGTAGGACGTCCCGTCGACGGCGGAATCTGGGGCGGCAGCGGCAGGCAGGGCAGCAACTCGGCCTTCCCCGAGTACGACGCCAAGCCCGGACGGGCTGTTGCGACCGATGCCGAGGCCGACGCCGAGTTCTTGCGTCAGTGCCGCGCCCGGGCCGAGGAACAGCGCCGAAGGGCGAGGGGCGACTAG
- a CDS encoding ABC transporter ATP-binding protein: MTIQAKGIHWSRGSQSILGGVDFEPAKGETIGLIGPNGSGKSSLLRILAGIVSPDEGSVSLDGSAMSNMRRKQIARRVAMVDQHSDTEVDISVRDVVRLGRIPHQGMFGGDTAADDRAVTRALEDTAMASKAQRLWHTLSGGERQRVQIARALAQEPSELLLDEPTNHLDIAHQLDILDLVSQLPLTSFIALHDLNLAAMFCDRIVVLRAGVVVALGTPTEVITEALVLDVYNVHAVVELDDTGTYPQVTYKPRRG; this comes from the coding sequence ATGACTATCCAGGCCAAGGGAATTCACTGGTCGCGCGGCTCCCAGTCAATTCTCGGTGGCGTCGACTTCGAGCCCGCGAAGGGCGAGACCATCGGACTCATCGGCCCCAACGGGTCGGGCAAGTCCTCGCTTCTGCGAATTCTGGCAGGGATCGTGTCTCCGGACGAGGGATCGGTGTCACTCGACGGCTCGGCGATGTCGAACATGCGCCGAAAGCAAATTGCGCGACGCGTGGCGATGGTCGACCAGCATTCGGACACCGAAGTCGACATCTCGGTGCGCGATGTCGTGCGGCTCGGCCGAATTCCGCATCAGGGGATGTTCGGGGGTGACACCGCTGCCGACGACCGAGCCGTCACCCGCGCGCTCGAGGACACCGCGATGGCATCGAAAGCGCAGCGGCTCTGGCATACGCTCTCCGGCGGAGAGCGGCAGCGAGTTCAGATTGCGCGGGCGTTGGCCCAGGAACCGAGCGAACTTCTACTCGACGAACCGACCAACCACCTCGACATCGCGCATCAACTGGACATCCTCGACTTGGTGTCGCAGCTACCGCTGACGAGCTTCATCGCGCTGCACGACCTGAACCTCGCGGCGATGTTCTGCGATCGGATCGTGGTGCTAAGAGCAGGCGTCGTCGTCGCACTCGGCACGCCAACCGAGGTCATCACCGAAGCGCTCGTGCTCGATGTCTACAACGTCCATGCGGTCGTCGAACTCGACGACACCGGTACGTATCCCCAGGTGACGTACAAGCCGAGGCGCGGATAG
- a CDS encoding FecCD family ABC transporter permease, with the protein MGLGAVSTGTAAPTRGSLLAPLLVIGSVVLTLSIALAITIGPADLSIADVYRIVAEHMGFGDSGVSPIKDGIVWELRLPRTLLAAVCGAGLALCGAIMQSLLRNPLADPFVLGISSGASTGAVTVAVLGIGSGMYSLSTGAFVGAVFSFVLVMLLAAGAGGGTDRVVLAGVAGTQLFSALTSFIVISSADAEQTRGVLFWLLGSLGGADWGDVVLCGSICAVGIAVCLLYSSALDAFTFGNDAAASLGVSVKWIRILLLLITALITATLVSAAGAIGFVGLVLPHAARFLVGSRHRRLLPTTVLVGAIFLVWVDAIARTVFQPQEIPVGVVTALIGVPAFALILFRMRRTR; encoded by the coding sequence ATGGGGCTTGGCGCAGTGAGCACCGGCACGGCCGCGCCGACGAGGGGCAGCCTTCTTGCGCCGCTGCTCGTCATCGGTAGCGTCGTGCTCACGCTGTCCATCGCACTGGCCATCACGATCGGACCAGCAGATCTGTCGATTGCGGACGTCTACCGAATCGTCGCCGAACACATGGGATTCGGAGACTCGGGTGTCAGCCCAATCAAGGACGGGATCGTGTGGGAGCTGCGGCTTCCGCGTACGTTGCTCGCTGCCGTCTGTGGCGCGGGACTCGCGCTGTGCGGGGCGATCATGCAGTCGCTTCTTCGCAATCCGTTGGCGGATCCGTTCGTACTCGGCATTTCCTCGGGTGCCTCGACGGGGGCTGTGACGGTGGCAGTGTTGGGAATCGGTAGCGGGATGTATTCGCTGTCGACCGGTGCATTCGTCGGCGCAGTCTTCTCCTTCGTGCTGGTGATGCTGCTCGCGGCCGGTGCCGGGGGAGGCACCGATCGCGTAGTTCTGGCGGGAGTCGCAGGAACACAGCTGTTTTCGGCGTTGACGTCGTTCATTGTGATTTCGTCGGCCGACGCAGAACAGACACGGGGGGTGTTGTTCTGGTTGCTGGGTTCGCTCGGCGGAGCCGACTGGGGCGACGTTGTGCTGTGCGGATCGATCTGTGCAGTCGGAATTGCGGTGTGCCTGCTGTACTCGTCGGCGCTCGACGCGTTCACGTTCGGCAACGACGCTGCAGCCTCACTCGGGGTCTCGGTGAAGTGGATTCGCATTCTGCTTCTGCTGATCACGGCCTTGATCACCGCAACACTCGTCAGTGCTGCAGGCGCCATCGGATTCGTCGGACTCGTATTACCCCACGCGGCACGCTTTCTCGTCGGCTCCCGCCACCGAAGGCTACTTCCGACGACAGTTCTGGTCGGCGCAATCTTCTTGGTGTGGGTCGACGCGATCGCCCGCACGGTATTCCAACCGCAGGAAATCCCAGTGGGCGTGGTGACCGCTCTGATCGGCGTTCCGGCGTTCGCACTGATCCTCTTTCGCATGCGGAGAACACGATGA
- a CDS encoding ABC transporter substrate-binding protein yields MVTRSSLPFAVLAAALVLTSCSSNSDGPTTEASVSNSNFPLTISNCGQDVVVDAPPQRAVSLNQGSTEILLSLGLADRMVGTATWTDPVRENLASDNDRVPRLADNAPSLEVVLDTEPDFVSASFGGTLGSGGVAERGQFEQLGVPNYLSPTDCNGKTDESVNSDGARTQPLQIDSVYQEIRDLAAIFDVRDRGEQFVAELQGRFETASQAVTASGTSLVYWFADTATPYMAGCCGSSGIITNSVGAENIYSDTTDEWPQVSWESVADRNPTAFVLADLSRRTLAGDALDSKIEFLENNPVTQRLPAVTDKRYIVVNGADLNPSIRTVDGVEKVAAALQEWGLAQ; encoded by the coding sequence ATGGTCACCCGCTCATCTCTTCCCTTTGCTGTGCTCGCAGCTGCGCTGGTACTCACCAGCTGTTCGTCGAACTCCGACGGACCCACCACCGAGGCGTCTGTATCCAACTCGAATTTCCCGCTGACCATCAGTAATTGCGGCCAGGACGTCGTTGTCGACGCGCCGCCGCAGCGCGCGGTGTCGCTCAACCAGGGTTCGACGGAGATCCTGCTCAGTCTCGGTCTGGCCGACCGGATGGTGGGGACCGCGACGTGGACCGATCCGGTGCGCGAGAACCTGGCGTCGGACAACGACAGAGTGCCGCGTCTGGCCGACAACGCACCGTCCCTCGAGGTGGTGCTCGATACAGAGCCCGATTTCGTGTCCGCGTCGTTCGGCGGGACCCTCGGCTCGGGAGGCGTCGCCGAACGCGGGCAGTTCGAGCAACTCGGCGTCCCGAACTACCTCTCGCCGACGGACTGCAACGGCAAGACCGACGAGAGCGTCAACTCCGACGGTGCCCGCACCCAGCCCCTCCAGATCGATTCGGTCTACCAGGAGATTCGCGACCTGGCGGCGATCTTCGACGTTCGTGACCGCGGCGAGCAGTTCGTCGCCGAACTTCAGGGCCGGTTCGAGACGGCATCGCAGGCGGTCACAGCGTCGGGAACCTCGCTGGTCTACTGGTTCGCCGATACCGCCACCCCGTACATGGCCGGCTGCTGCGGGTCCTCGGGGATAATCACGAACTCGGTGGGCGCGGAGAACATCTACTCCGACACCACCGACGAGTGGCCGCAGGTGAGTTGGGAGTCGGTGGCGGACCGCAATCCGACAGCCTTCGTCCTGGCCGACCTGAGCCGTCGGACACTGGCAGGTGACGCACTCGACTCGAAGATCGAGTTCCTCGAGAACAACCCCGTCACCCAGCGCCTACCTGCAGTGACCGACAAGCGGTACATCGTGGTCAATGGCGCGGATCTGAATCCGTCGATCAGGACCGTCGACGGAGTCGAGAAAGTGGCAGCGGCGCTGCAGGAATGGGGCTTGGCGCAGTGA
- a CDS encoding anthranilate synthase family protein yields the protein MHEFLNRVVGGAEPFAILSREDGVDVLVGEVVTVDTLADIPLEQGEVVLALVPFRQISERGFVCHDDDAGLHCLVVRERAHLSVDDVLEVLAVRDLAMTGGRFEPEDAAYASIVSRVLADEIGTGAGANFVIRRDFRARLDDASADGLEIFRRLLLGESGSYWTFYVSTPSVTLVGATPERHVGFDGTSAIMNPISGTYRHPVEGPSAAGVLDFLADAKENAELFMVVDEELKMMSRICDRGGRVIGPRLKQMGHLTHTEYILVGECALDPRDILRETMFAPTVTGSPIENASRVIARYEASGRGYYSGVLALFDTIDGVRTVDAPILIRTCEISPDGDLKISAGATLVRNSVPEHEVAETRSKLGGVLAALGVEPPRPLARDAVRLSTAPGVSEALQRRNSMLASFWLDKQAVELPPCEGLDLRPVELEGRTATVVDFEDQWTAMLAHQLRHLGMTVSVVRWEDFVSSDADLLVCGPGPGDPREVSVARIASAETAVRERLTSGQPLLAICLSHQVLARVLGLNVVALDRPQQGVQKVADVFGVPRAVGFYNTFVALDGPADRAVGGVGGVGDVGGVVEVSADGSEVNALRGRGFESIQFHPESILSTEGIDLLSDLVRRLLISAVAERV from the coding sequence ATGCACGAGTTCTTGAACCGAGTGGTCGGCGGCGCCGAGCCCTTTGCCATTCTCAGCCGCGAAGACGGCGTCGACGTGCTGGTCGGCGAGGTCGTCACCGTGGACACGCTGGCTGACATCCCGCTGGAGCAGGGCGAGGTTGTGCTGGCGCTTGTTCCGTTCCGTCAGATATCCGAGCGCGGTTTCGTCTGTCACGACGACGACGCGGGACTGCACTGCCTGGTGGTGCGTGAACGCGCACATCTGAGTGTTGACGACGTGCTCGAGGTTCTGGCCGTCCGCGATCTCGCGATGACCGGCGGCCGATTCGAACCCGAGGACGCCGCATACGCATCGATCGTGTCGCGAGTACTCGCCGACGAGATCGGGACTGGTGCAGGCGCGAACTTCGTCATTCGCCGCGACTTCCGAGCTCGACTGGACGACGCATCGGCCGATGGACTGGAGATCTTCCGTCGCCTGCTGCTCGGTGAATCCGGCTCGTATTGGACCTTTTACGTGTCGACACCATCGGTGACCCTCGTTGGCGCAACGCCCGAGCGTCACGTCGGGTTCGACGGCACCTCGGCCATCATGAACCCCATCAGCGGCACATACCGCCATCCCGTCGAGGGTCCCTCTGCGGCAGGTGTTCTCGACTTCCTGGCGGACGCCAAGGAGAATGCCGAACTGTTCATGGTCGTCGACGAAGAATTGAAGATGATGAGCCGCATCTGCGACCGAGGCGGACGCGTCATCGGGCCACGTCTGAAACAGATGGGACACCTGACGCATACCGAGTACATCCTCGTCGGCGAATGTGCTCTCGATCCACGGGACATCCTGCGCGAGACGATGTTCGCACCGACGGTCACAGGGTCGCCGATCGAGAACGCATCACGGGTGATCGCGCGCTACGAAGCGTCCGGGCGCGGGTACTACTCCGGTGTCCTCGCACTGTTCGACACGATCGACGGCGTGAGAACTGTCGATGCGCCGATCCTGATCAGAACTTGCGAAATCTCGCCCGACGGTGACCTGAAAATTTCTGCCGGCGCGACGTTGGTGCGCAATTCCGTTCCGGAACACGAGGTGGCAGAGACACGTTCGAAACTGGGAGGCGTGCTCGCCGCTCTAGGGGTCGAACCACCGCGTCCGCTCGCACGCGATGCCGTCCGACTGTCCACGGCGCCGGGAGTTTCCGAAGCGCTGCAGCGTAGGAACAGCATGCTCGCGTCGTTCTGGCTCGACAAGCAGGCTGTGGAACTACCGCCATGTGAGGGGCTGGACCTGCGACCTGTTGAGCTGGAAGGGAGGACGGCCACGGTGGTGGATTTCGAGGACCAGTGGACTGCCATGCTCGCGCATCAGCTCCGCCACCTGGGGATGACGGTATCTGTGGTGCGGTGGGAGGACTTCGTCTCCTCCGACGCCGATCTTCTCGTGTGCGGACCGGGCCCTGGGGACCCGCGTGAGGTTTCCGTTGCCAGGATCGCATCAGCGGAAACCGCTGTGCGCGAACGACTGACGAGCGGACAGCCACTGCTGGCCATCTGCCTCAGTCACCAGGTGCTCGCACGCGTACTCGGCTTGAACGTCGTCGCGCTCGACCGTCCGCAGCAGGGCGTCCAGAAGGTGGCCGACGTCTTCGGGGTGCCAAGAGCCGTAGGGTTCTACAACACGTTCGTTGCGCTCGACGGTCCTGCCGACCGTGCAGTCGGTGGTGTCGGTGGTGTCGGTGATGTCGGCGGTGTCGTCGAGGTTTCCGCGGACGGTTCGGAGGTCAACGCGCTGCGCGGTCGAGGTTTCGAGTCGATCCAGTTCCACCCCGAGTCCATCCTCTCTACCGAGGGAATAGACCTGCTCTCCGACCTCGTGCGAAGGTTGTTGATTTCGGCTGTCGCCGAGCGAGTGTGA
- a CDS encoding MFS transporter, with the protein MPRQTTLGTTAPGSTTLRLVVLAAAAFAYVTAETLPVGLLPEISADMSVSESSVGLLLTFYAYGVAAMTMPLMTFVHRWPRRRVVVVTVAALAISQLISAVAVGYPMLVVARMICAATHGVFWAVVAPVAASLAAPGKQGKAIATVYAGTSLALVAGNPLSAALGQWLGWRTAAACIGLVSAGIAVTLYFVLPVMRVAEDKKPVAKNGTLDRSLVLICVATFLAVLGHFIAYTYFSLLVDRGLGSMGTTLTVMLLLYGLSGVVGIWVVGKTFDRWPRRSTIGALSAVTAALLLLWTTVQSAPGSLAVLAILGIALWGFAFTTVPVCLQSSVLATPRADPDRASAIYVVAFQLAIASGALVGGVIVDRSSIAVVTLVAALLVASALVTVALARGSFPGQRRTALAEVA; encoded by the coding sequence GTGCCGCGACAAACAACGCTCGGAACGACAGCGCCCGGATCGACCACTCTCCGACTCGTCGTGCTGGCTGCTGCGGCCTTCGCGTACGTGACGGCCGAGACTCTGCCCGTCGGCCTCTTGCCGGAAATATCCGCCGACATGAGCGTCAGCGAATCCAGCGTCGGGCTTCTGCTCACCTTCTACGCCTACGGCGTGGCCGCGATGACGATGCCGCTCATGACGTTCGTGCATCGATGGCCCCGCAGGCGGGTCGTCGTGGTGACGGTAGCTGCACTCGCGATATCCCAGCTGATCTCCGCCGTCGCCGTCGGGTACCCGATGTTGGTGGTTGCTCGAATGATCTGTGCGGCAACCCATGGAGTCTTCTGGGCAGTCGTCGCACCGGTCGCTGCGTCTCTCGCGGCGCCGGGAAAACAAGGCAAAGCAATCGCGACGGTCTATGCGGGAACGTCGCTGGCGCTGGTCGCAGGCAATCCGCTGTCGGCGGCGTTGGGTCAATGGCTTGGATGGCGCACGGCCGCAGCATGTATCGGTCTTGTGTCGGCGGGCATCGCAGTGACCTTGTACTTCGTATTGCCGGTGATGAGGGTCGCCGAAGACAAGAAGCCCGTCGCCAAGAACGGGACGCTCGACCGGTCGCTCGTGCTGATCTGCGTCGCGACCTTCCTGGCGGTACTCGGTCACTTCATCGCGTACACCTACTTCTCCCTCCTCGTCGACCGCGGGCTCGGTTCGATGGGGACGACCCTGACGGTCATGCTTCTGCTGTACGGGCTGAGCGGCGTCGTCGGCATCTGGGTCGTCGGCAAGACGTTCGACAGGTGGCCTCGCCGATCGACAATCGGCGCACTCAGCGCCGTGACCGCAGCTCTACTGCTGTTGTGGACGACGGTTCAGTCGGCGCCGGGATCCCTTGCAGTGCTGGCAATCCTGGGCATTGCGCTGTGGGGCTTCGCCTTCACGACGGTTCCCGTGTGCTTGCAGTCCTCGGTGCTCGCGACGCCACGCGCCGATCCGGATCGGGCGTCGGCCATCTACGTCGTCGCCTTCCAGCTCGCCATCGCGTCGGGTGCATTGGTCGGAGGCGTCATCGTCGATCGAAGCAGTATCGCCGTGGTGACACTGGTGGCCGCATTGCTGGTGGCGTCGGCCCTGGTGACGGTGGCGCTTGCGCGCGGCAGCTTCCCTGGGCAACGTCGGACGGCTCTGGCCGAGGTCGCCTGA
- a CDS encoding LacI family DNA-binding transcriptional regulator: protein MNSRPTMADVAAAAGVSTMSVSYTYNRPSRVSAATRTRVHAAAAQLGFTGPHRAAQSLRSGKTNNLGVVLTEKLTYSFENPQARAFLSGIAEACLDTDSGLVLLPNSRIGADLNRVRDAQVDGFVLWTTVVDDPMLEVAVGTGKPVCIQGGPSYPGARLVGINDEEAAYAIGTVGVKQSKRPAVLSFPRDRERVVERVLGPDPDDATFPVTADRLTGYRRAMADAGFEWSDVPVSFVATNSRAEGRVAATQLIETGVDAILCTSDDLALGVLDVAPAMTVTGWDDSDEARDAGLTTVAQSLFDQGRDAARWVLGTLDEVPAADWSLKLRSSTH, encoded by the coding sequence ATGAACAGCCGCCCGACCATGGCCGATGTCGCTGCCGCAGCGGGCGTGTCCACGATGAGCGTCTCCTATACCTACAACCGGCCTTCTCGGGTCTCGGCGGCAACGCGAACGCGCGTTCACGCCGCTGCCGCGCAACTCGGTTTCACCGGTCCCCACCGCGCCGCACAATCGTTGCGCAGCGGAAAGACCAACAACCTGGGCGTCGTACTCACCGAGAAGTTGACGTACTCGTTCGAGAACCCTCAGGCCCGCGCGTTCCTGTCCGGCATAGCCGAAGCATGCCTCGACACCGATTCCGGTCTCGTTCTGCTACCCAATTCCCGCATCGGTGCCGACCTGAACCGAGTCAGGGACGCCCAGGTCGACGGTTTCGTGCTCTGGACGACGGTCGTCGACGACCCGATGCTCGAAGTCGCAGTCGGCACCGGAAAGCCCGTCTGCATTCAGGGTGGTCCGTCGTACCCAGGCGCTCGATTGGTCGGAATTAACGACGAAGAGGCCGCCTACGCGATCGGCACCGTAGGAGTGAAACAGTCGAAAAGGCCTGCAGTGCTGAGCTTTCCCCGCGATCGGGAGCGTGTCGTCGAGCGTGTTCTCGGGCCCGATCCCGATGACGCCACGTTCCCGGTTACTGCGGACCGACTGACTGGATACCGACGAGCGATGGCTGACGCAGGATTCGAATGGTCCGACGTCCCGGTATCGTTCGTCGCCACGAACTCACGGGCCGAGGGCCGAGTCGCGGCCACCCAGTTGATCGAGACCGGGGTCGACGCCATTCTGTGCACCAGCGACGACCTTGCGCTCGGCGTTCTCGACGTGGCGCCGGCCATGACCGTGACGGGGTGGGACGATTCCGATGAGGCGCGAGATGCAGGCCTCACGACGGTCGCACAATCCTTGTTCGACCAAGGCCGCGACGCTGCGCGATGGGTACTCGGGACCCTCGACGAAGTCCCGGCAGCCGACTGGTCACTGAAGCTCCGGAGTTCCACTCACTGA